The DNA sequence GGTCGGCGATGGTCCGGCTGGACAGGTCCGCCGCGTACAGCCGCTGGATCAGCCGGACCCGCTCGACGGCCGACTCCGGGTAGCGACGCTGACCGGCCGGGCTGCGCTGCGCGACCAGCAGACCCTGCTCCTCGTAGTAGCGCAGCGCCCGGGTGCTCACCCCGGCGCGGCCGGCCAGCTCACCGATCCGCACAGTGACCCCTATCACAAGCATTTGCCTTTGACGTCAACGTCAAGTTCTAGCGTAGCCAGCATGCAGATTTCCGGAGCAACCGCCCTGGTCACCGGGGCCAATCGTGGTATCGGCCGGCACTTCGCCGCCCAGCTGCTTGAGCGCGGTGCCGCCACGGTGTACGCCACCGCCCGCCGCCCCGAGTCCGTCGACCTGCCCGGCGTACGGGTCCTGCCGCTGGACGTCACCGACCCGGACTCGGTCGCCGCCGCCGCGCGGGCCACCGGTGACGTCACCCTGCTGATCAACAACGCCGGGGTCGCCACCGGCGCCGACCTGGTCGGCGGTGACCTCGATTTGATCCGCCGGGAGATGGACACCCACTTCTGGGGAACGTTGCACATGATCCGGGCCTTCGCGCCACAGCTGGCCGGCGGCGCGATCCTCAACGTTCTGTCGGCGCTGTCCTGGAGCGCCTACCCGGGTGCCGGCGGGTACGCGGCGGCGAAGGCCGCCGAGTGGAACCTCACCAACGCCGTGCGGCTGGAACTGGCCGCCCAGCAAACCCAGGTCACCGGCCTGCTGATGGGGGCCGTCGACACCGACATGATGGCCTCCTACGGCGTACCGAAGAACGAGCCCGCGGTAATCGTCAAGGCCGCCCTGGACGGTCTTGAAGCGGGTGAGTGGGAGGTGCTCGCCGACGAGACGGCCCGTGCGGTCAAGGCATCCCTCGCCGGAGACCCCCGGGGCGGTCAGAAAGCCTGACCGGAGCGTACGGCGGTGAACAGCAGCGGCGTGCCGACGCCGAGCCGGGCTACGGCGTCAGCGACAGTCTCGGCCAGCCACCCGATCGCGTCGCAGGACCACTCGACCAGCTCACCGCGAAGCGCCACTCCGTGCAGTGGCGGGCCGTTCCAGAAGCTGTCGTCGAACAGCGGAGCCGGGGTGGCGTCGGCGGCCGCGAGGTCGTGTGACCGGTACCCGAACACATCCGGACCCAGGTCGGCGAGCAGCTCGGTGAGCTGGACCGCCACGTCGGGCAGCGACGGCTCCCGGCCGCTGTTGACGGTGACCTCGACCGGCGTCCGGTCCGTCGGACCGTGCCCGGTGAACCACGGGCTCGTCCGGGTTGCCGGCACCGGCGCGTACGGCGGGCGGGACGCCGGGTCGAGCCCGTGCACCGGTAGCAGCAGTTGTACCGCGGACAGGTCGAGCGGACCCCGCCGGGCCGTCACCTCTTCGGCGCAGTGCAGGAATGGCTGCACCGGCAGTGGCCGGTCGCCCGCCACCGCGCTGGCGTCGACCTGGAACCAGGACAACAGGTCGGCGTCGGGTGCGGCGGCGGGATGCTCCCATCCGGCGTCGTTCGTCGCCCACAGGCCACCGGACCGGAGCATGCCGTTGTCGCGATCACCGCCAGCCGAGGAATCGTCGAGCCAGCCCATGGCGAGTGACCGGTGGTAGAAGAGCGAATAGGCGTCCAGCTCCCCGCCGGCCCGGTGTGGAAAATCGTCTGCTGGTCCGGTGGGGACGCTGCCGTAGAGAGCGGCGAACATGGTGCCGGCGACCCGACGGGTCGCCGGCACCAGGCCCGGCCGTGCATTGATGCCGCGTTCCGGCATGCTGTTTCCTTTCCAGCTGCCGGGCAGCTGCGAGGGTACTGCTTTTCGGAAAGGGTCAGTATACCCGGCAGGCAACGTCGTTTTGGCGATACGGCCACTCGCCGGTGTCGATTTCACCGATCACGTCGACGTCGACATGATTGCGCCACGACGTCATCTGGGTGTCGTCACAGTCGTGGCGCGCCACGGTGCGGTCACCACTTCCGGTGTAGGGCCGTAGTTCCCTGGTCGACGAGCAGGCCTTCTGTCGCCAGCTGTTGTCCGTGTACCACTCGTACAGGCAATTGAACACGTTCGCCCGGTCGTTGCTGCAGTTTCCTTGCCGCCACCAGCCGTGACCCGACACCGCCACCCCGGTGCCGGATCGGTGGGGGTTGTCCCTGCCGCTCTCTGGTGTGCAGCCGATCAGCGCCGTGTCTGCGGTCGTGCCGGCGGCCGTCGTCATCGGGATCACCCGGCCGGCGCTGTCCAGATAGATTGCGGTGCCTGCCGAGCCCGGTGGTGCGATTCCCGGCACCGCGACCGCGGCTTCCGCTGGTCCGGCCACGGCCTGTGCCGGCGCGGCAACAACGCCTCCGAGGGCGAGGGCGGATGCGGCCAGGGCGCTGAGCATCCGTGTTGCTCGTTTCATCGATCCTCCCCGTGCTGGAACAATTGAGGACGTGCGTGACTGGGATAGTGCTGGCTGCAGCCACGCAATAATTGTCGGCCGGCGAGTGGGGGTTGATCAATTCGCCCCGTACGACGACCAACAGCCACGACGCTAATCGATTGATTTGCAAGGTGCAACCCGGCGCCGACGTGAATTGAACTGATCATGAAACAGGGTGCGAGGATCGGCGCCGGGCTGCGGAGTTACCTGGCTCGGTGTCAGAGGGGCGCGGTCGGGGTGACGGTCGACGGGGTGAAGGTGTGCGGGCGGCCGCAGTAGTCCGGGATCGGAGTGATGTCGAGCAGTGACACCCGGCAGACCTGGATGACGACGCGGTCGATTCCTCGGACGGCGGCGTTCGCGCCGAGGATGAACTCGATCTCGACGACGCCGTTGTTCACCCGGCGGGCGGTCTCGTCGATGACCCGCTCGCCGGCGTACGCGGTGTAGCTGGCGATGGTGTAGCGGCTGTCGTCGCGGCAGACGGCTCCCGGGTCGTTCGGGAACGGTCGGTCGGCGAGCACCCCGGTCACCCGTACCGCGCTGGTCGGCGGGGCGGAGCGCCACTCCAGGTGACCCTGGGTGTAGCCGTACGTGCAGTTGTCCCCGGACGGGACGGAGAACCGCTGCAGGATCGACGGGCTGGCGGTGGCGCCGCTGGCCGCGAGGGCAGCGGCGGCGATCGCGGCGGCGAGGACGGTCGCCACACGCAGGACTGCGCGCTTCATCTGCTTCCTTTCTGCTGTCTCGGGTCGCTCTGCTGTCTCGGATGCTTCGTGGACGGTCGTCGGCACCTGGTGCGGGTGCGGCGAGCAATACATCTAAGATTACCGATGTAACGCTGTGAAGTCATCTCTTGACTGATGGGCGATGTGCGTGAGGAAGTCGCCGGCTGGGTACCGGCTCGTGCAGTGGCCTCGACCCGACGAGTCCACCTCACCCGACGAGTCCACCCCTCGAAGGAGACACGGCATGAGCCAGGTCACCGAGGCCGCACCGCAGCGGTCGACCGGCGTACCCGAACCACCGGCCGGCTGGCGCCGTTTCCGTTACATCGGTCCCGGCGTGCTGTGGGCGCTCGCCGCCCTCGCCACCGGAGAGCTGCTGTTCACCCCCCGGGTCGGTGCCCAGTACGGCTACAGTCTGATGTGGGCGCTCGTCGCCGTACTCGTCCTCAAGCTCTTCGTCACCCGGGAGATCGGCCGCTACAGCGTCGTCACCGGCCGCCGGCTGCTCACCGGCCTGGCCGGCCTGCCCGGCCCGGCCGGCTGGGCGATCTGGGTGATCCTGGTGCCGCAGCTGGTCGTCGGGATCGCCGCGATCGCCGGTATCGCCAGCGCCGCCGGCAGCGCACTCGCGCTCGCCGTACCCGGTGCGATCCAGCTGTGGACCGGCGTGGTCATCGCCGCCGCCGCGGGGCTGGTGCTGGTCGGGCACTACACCGGCGTCGAATGGGTGTCCCGGGTCCTCGGCGTTGCGCTCGCCCTCGGTGCGGTCGTCGCCGCGATCCAGGTCGGGCCCGACCTGACCGAGGCCGCCGCCGGCTTCGTCCCGGTGCCACCGGACGATCTGCGGGTCGCCGAGATCCTGCCCTGGCTCGGCTTCCTGTCCAACGGCGCGGCCGGACTGATGTGGTACTCGTACTGGATCACCGCCAAGGGCATCGGCCACGCCGGAGTGCCGGCGGCGGACCGCCGCGACCCGCGGGACCTCGACAGCGATCAGATCGACCGGGTACGCGGCTGGCTGCGGACGATGAGCCTGGACTCGACGTTCGCGGTGGTCGGCGTCGCGCTGATCACCGTCGCGTTCCTGGTCCTCGGCGCCGAGCTGCTGCGGCCGGAAGGCATCGTGCCCGCCGAGGCCGACGTCGCCCGCGACCTGACCCGCCTGTTCAGCGAGGTGTTCGGCAGCGTCGGATTCTGGCTGATGGTCGTCGGCCTAGTCTCGGCGTTCTGGACCGCTACGCTCACCAACATCGACGGGTGGCAGCGGCTGTACACCGACGGCGTACGGCGCCTGCTCCCGGCGCGGCTCGCCGAGCGCACTCTCACCCGCCCGGTGGTGATCAGCCGGACCGCCATCGTGCTGTGGCTGGCGACCCTGCCGTACGCCGTGTTCCTGATTTTCGGCGATCCGGTCGCCCTGCTGACCCTCGCCGGGTCGATCGAGGCCGTGCACATCCCGCTGGTCGCCGGACTCGTGCTGTGGCTCAACCGGCGGACCATGCCGCGCGCCCTGCGCGCCGGGCGGGCCGCGACCGCGTTGGTGGTCGCCGCCGTGGTCTTCTTCACCTGGTTCGCGCTCTACTACCTGTGGCAGCAGTTCGCCGGCTGACTGGCGGCGGCTGAACGGCGGCTGACTGGCGGCGGCCCGGGCCGCAGGCGGCAGCCGGTTGCGGTCGGCGGCGCGATCCGCCACCATGGTGGACGTGATCACTTCCTACCGGAAGGGCGGATCCGCCCTCGCGCGGTGACCGCGCCCGCGCGGCGTGACGCCGCCCGCTCCACCTCCCCAGCACCATCTTCCGATCGGGCCGTCGCCTATTGGCGGCTGGCCGAACCTGTCCGGCGCGAGTGGCTCGACCACGGGCTCGACACCGCGCCCGCCGACCGGGCCGCCACAGAGGACATCCTGGTCCGGATTTATGCCCGGCACTGCCGTAGTCGACCCCGGTTCCGTTGGGTCGACTCACCCCGTCAGGCGCTGCCGCTGCTGACCGGCCTGCCCACCCACGACTTGCTTCAACAGTGGATCAGAGGCCGACAGCCGGCCGGGAAACCCCCGCTGGCCAGCGACATCGCCGCCGGACTGTCCCGGCTGCGCAGCGCCCTCGACGCGAGCGCCGACCATCCCGACCTGATCCCACCACCGGCCGGCCGGAAGAAGGACGCCGGGAAAAAGGACGCCGGCCAGAAACAGGACGGTGCCGGACCGAAATGGCCGGTGCTGCCGCCGATCGAGGCGCTCGCGGCCGGCGTACCGTTGCGGGTCGTCCTGCAGCAAGGGGTCCGCGACGCGCTGCGGACCAGCCTGGTCGACGGCTTCTCCCTACCGGTCCGCGCGGCACTCGCGGCCGTCGGGCGACAGCCGGTGCCGACCGCCTGGTACGGCCAGCAGGACGCGCACTGGGTGGCGTACTACGACGTGCTGCGCCGGCTCGGGCTGGCCCGGTACCGGCGGGCCGACGAGACACAGCTCGACGAGTGGGCGACGTTGGCCCGGTCCACCGGCTGGTGGTGGCCGGGGGAGCGGACCTGCGTCCTGGTCGAGCGCCCGGCGGTGATCCGGACCGGGCTGGTGCCGGGCGGTTGCCACGGGGAGCGGCGACCCGCGCGGGACGGCGACGGCCCGATCGGGTACCGGGACGGCTGGCGACCACTCGGGTAGCCGCCCGACGGCTGAGTCGGCCGGGCAGATGGTGGAAAGACGCCTACTCGCTAATGTGGTGCGGACGTAGGCGACCATGATCTGCCCGGCGGCTCCCGGCCGCCGAGGCTCGGAGGGCGGTGGCTGTCCCGATGCATGCACACCAGCATGAACCCGTTGGCCGTACGCCGGGTGCTTCCCGCGTCAGCGGTGCACCCGGCGTGCGCGCGTCATCGAACCCGGCACACCGCCTGCAGCGCCGGTACGGCAACCGGCAGACCAGGGCGATCATCCAGGCGAAGCTTGCGGTGGGCTCCACCACCGACCCGCTCGAGCAGGAAGCGGACCGGATCTCGCGGCTGGCGACCGGCGGGTCGGTGCAGCGGGCACCCGAGGCGGTCGGGCAGGTGCCCGCGACGGCGGTGGGTGAGTCGGCGGGCGCGGCGGTGGAACAGGGCGTGGCCCGGGCCCGGGGCGGCGGACGACCGGTCCCCACCGGGGTACGCCAGCGGATGGAGCAGGTGTCCGGCGCGGACCTGCGAGGGGTACGGGTCCACGTGGGCACCGAGTCCGACCGGATGAACCACGCCCTGGGCGCCCGGGCGTTCACCGTCGGAGCCGACGTGTTCGTCCGGCGCAACGACTACCGACCGGGCACCACCGGCGGCGACGCACTGCTCGGGCACGAGTTGACCCACACCATCCAGCAAGGTGCCGTCGGCGACCATGCCCATGCCGGTGACCACGCACACGCCCACGCACACCGTGCCGTGCAACGGAAGGACACCGACGACGAGGCCAAGCCCGACGCCCCGCCGGAGGCGCAACGGATCCTCGACGCCGCAGCCGGGTCGGGTGTCCTCGTGCGGACCGTGGACTTCCGCAATCTGGACGCGGTGTTCGGGGTGCTGGACCACAGCGCCGACCCCCGGGGTGCCCCGCCGGCGCAGGGGTTGTCGAAGCTGGAGCAGCTGAAGGCGAAGTTCAACAAGAAGCCGGACACGACGAAACCGCCGCCCGACCCGCGTATCCCGGCGCAGAGCTGGTCGCTGATCCAGAACGACTTCAAGTCGACCCTGTTCAACGGTCGGGTGATGGCGCTGCTCGCCATCCCCGACGCGTTCAAGTTGGACGCCCGGCCCGGCGGGGAGGACATGAGCCGGATGTTCCACTTCAGCCCGAAGGACGATTCGACGAACTACCAGTACGACCCGGCGAACATCCCTACCCACGAGCGCGCCCTAGACCGGCTGGGCAAGCTGCACGACACCGTGGTGGACGCCCAGAACGACGCGCTCGAGACACAGGACCTGGACGCCTACACCCCGGACAACAACGAGGTAAAGGCGTTCGGCGTGGCACCGGACGGCATCGCCGGATTCCTGTTCAACCCGGGGCCCGAGATCCACAGACAGTGGTTCACGGTCGGTTTCCAGCAAAACTTCACCGACGCGGCCGACGAACTCCGCCGACGGACGGGGTTCACCGGCAAGTATCCGGTCTTCATCCGCGACGCCGAATACAAGCTGGAGTACTTCACGATGGTCTGAACCCTGGTCTGGAACCGCTGAGCGGCGCCACCCGGTCCCCGCTCAGCGGCCGACCGGGCCGGTGGGTCAGCAGTGGAACTCGCCGGCGTCGTAGACGGCCCGCAGCACCTCCGTCGGCGCCACCAGGATCTTGCCCACCGTGTCCTGAGACACGGTGAAGCCGATCGCCAGCGTGCCGCTGCTGACCAGGTAGTTCTCGGAGTACGGGTTGTTCTCGGCGGTGTGCCTGGTCAGCTGCTCGCCGTACGCCTCACGCAGTTCGGCGCTGGTGCTACCCACCGTCACACCCTCGGCCGTCGACAGCGACGACTCCTCGACGAGAATCATCGCGGCGATGTCGTCCTCGGCGGTGTAGACGACCACCCCGGCGAGTTCGTCGCTGCCGACCAGCCGGTCCGGGCAGAAGTCGCCCGGCTCGGTGCCGAGGGCGCCGGTGGCGGTCAACTCGGCGACGCTGCCGCTGACCCGCAACGGGCCGATCCCGCGCGTCGTGATCAGCAGCTCGTCGTCGCCGTCGGACCCGGCCGGATCAGCCGACGGGTTCGCCGACGCAGCCGGCGACGCGGTCGGCCCGGCTGGCGTCGGCTCTGACGGTGAGCGGCCCACCGCCCACATCGTTGCGGCGACCGTGACCAGCACCACGATCAGCAGGACGACCAGCGCCAGTACGGCGACCCGCAGGCGGCTGCCGCCGGTACGCGCCGGCTGCTCGCGCGAGTCGCCGAGCGGCTCGGGTACGGGTCCGGGTCCGGCTCCGGCAGGTGACGGGCTGCTCATTGGGCCGCGTACCTCCCGTCGCGCCACACCAGCGACCGCTCCTGCGATCCGGTGACGACGACGAGTCGGTCACCGTCCTGCGTCACCTGCCCGGCAGCCAGGCCGGTCTCCGAGTGCAGCACCTCGATGCCGCCCGGACCGGTGACACCGAGCACGTCGAAGTCCAGGAACCCGCCGCTGCCGCACCGCCGGCCGAAGATCAGATCCTGCTCGTCGGGCCCCCGCACCGAGACCGGGGTCAGCACGATCTCGCACGCCGTCGTGTCCAGCGACGTCGCGAAGACCTGCGCCCAGTCGCCCGCCGCGCAGCCGTACACGCGTAGCTCGGTTTGCCGGATCTGCCCCGGAGCGACGTCGGCGGGCGACACCGCCGCCGCGACGTGCGTACCGCCGGCGGGCAGTGGGTCGAACGTCACCGACGGGTCGGCCACGGTGCCGGCGTCGACCGGAACTGCCTGGTCCGTCGGCGGGCACTCCACCGACGGCGGTACGCTCGCCGGCTGCCCGTCCGCCGGCGGTGCCTCGGCACTGCCCTGACTCGTACACGCCGCGCCGCCGGCCAGCAACGCGGCGACGACCGCGCCGGTCAGCAGCCAGCGACGGGCCGATCCGGGACCTTGTGCCATGACTCCTGTTGTCCAACCGCCGCGACGCCAATGCCCGGCCACGCTACCCGGCCGCCAGGCCGGCCGGGATCGGCTGGTCAGCGGTTCGCGACCGACCATGTCGGGGCTTGCGGTACCGGGCGGTGGCTACCGGGCGCCGAAGCGCCTACGTTGCCCCGACCCGATTCGGTGCCGACTAACGGTAGAACGGGTAGCCCGGGTACACGTACCCGACGCCCCAGAACGGGGGGTAACCGTAGTAGCCGTACAGCTCCTCGTAGTACTTGTCCTGTGACACGAGCTCCGGATCGTAGGGCGGGGCACCGGCCACCCGCTCACTCGACTCGTTGATGTGCACGACGTCGTCGGTGATCCGGACGATCGCGTCGACC is a window from the Solwaraspora sp. WMMD792 genome containing:
- a CDS encoding DUF4157 domain-containing protein, yielding MRASSNPAHRLQRRYGNRQTRAIIQAKLAVGSTTDPLEQEADRISRLATGGSVQRAPEAVGQVPATAVGESAGAAVEQGVARARGGGRPVPTGVRQRMEQVSGADLRGVRVHVGTESDRMNHALGARAFTVGADVFVRRNDYRPGTTGGDALLGHELTHTIQQGAVGDHAHAGDHAHAHAHRAVQRKDTDDEAKPDAPPEAQRILDAAAGSGVLVRTVDFRNLDAVFGVLDHSADPRGAPPAQGLSKLEQLKAKFNKKPDTTKPPPDPRIPAQSWSLIQNDFKSTLFNGRVMALLAIPDAFKLDARPGGEDMSRMFHFSPKDDSTNYQYDPANIPTHERALDRLGKLHDTVVDAQNDALETQDLDAYTPDNNEVKAFGVAPDGIAGFLFNPGPEIHRQWFTVGFQQNFTDAADELRRRTGFTGKYPVFIRDAEYKLEYFTMV
- a CDS encoding Nramp family divalent metal transporter, which codes for MSQVTEAAPQRSTGVPEPPAGWRRFRYIGPGVLWALAALATGELLFTPRVGAQYGYSLMWALVAVLVLKLFVTREIGRYSVVTGRRLLTGLAGLPGPAGWAIWVILVPQLVVGIAAIAGIASAAGSALALAVPGAIQLWTGVVIAAAAGLVLVGHYTGVEWVSRVLGVALALGAVVAAIQVGPDLTEAAAGFVPVPPDDLRVAEILPWLGFLSNGAAGLMWYSYWITAKGIGHAGVPAADRRDPRDLDSDQIDRVRGWLRTMSLDSTFAVVGVALITVAFLVLGAELLRPEGIVPAEADVARDLTRLFSEVFGSVGFWLMVVGLVSAFWTATLTNIDGWQRLYTDGVRRLLPARLAERTLTRPVVISRTAIVLWLATLPYAVFLIFGDPVALLTLAGSIEAVHIPLVAGLVLWLNRRTMPRALRAGRAATALVVAAVVFFTWFALYYLWQQFAG
- a CDS encoding SDR family oxidoreductase yields the protein MQISGATALVTGANRGIGRHFAAQLLERGAATVYATARRPESVDLPGVRVLPLDVTDPDSVAAAARATGDVTLLINNAGVATGADLVGGDLDLIRREMDTHFWGTLHMIRAFAPQLAGGAILNVLSALSWSAYPGAGGYAAAKAAEWNLTNAVRLELAAQQTQVTGLLMGAVDTDMMASYGVPKNEPAVIVKAALDGLEAGEWEVLADETARAVKASLAGDPRGGQKA
- a CDS encoding DUF6745 domain-containing protein, which codes for MTAPARRDAARSTSPAPSSDRAVAYWRLAEPVRREWLDHGLDTAPADRAATEDILVRIYARHCRSRPRFRWVDSPRQALPLLTGLPTHDLLQQWIRGRQPAGKPPLASDIAAGLSRLRSALDASADHPDLIPPPAGRKKDAGKKDAGQKQDGAGPKWPVLPPIEALAAGVPLRVVLQQGVRDALRTSLVDGFSLPVRAALAAVGRQPVPTAWYGQQDAHWVAYYDVLRRLGLARYRRADETQLDEWATLARSTGWWWPGERTCVLVERPAVIRTGLVPGGCHGERRPARDGDGPIGYRDGWRPLG